Proteins encoded in a region of the Photobacterium angustum genome:
- a CDS encoding Dyp-type peroxidase — MSIAQPAIVPDRGAFALYVVMNVVGNKQNVIAQCQSIHQLLADLNTEQQDAKLHASVAFGKAFWESLGQQSPAELTEFRQLGEGETIAPATGGDVLLHIHSNRHDLNFYAFRVFLEKLSQDVEVLDETYGFQYLDHRDMTDFIDGTENPQTAEDRANVGVIKEGDFAGGSYVMVQRYVHNLPAWHRLNVKAQEKVIGRTKPDSIELEDVPAASHVGRVDIKEDGKGLKILRHSLPYGSVTSDHGLLFIAYCHRQHHFDAQLESMFGETDGKTDQMLRFSKPVTGAYFFAPSMAMLNSL; from the coding sequence ATGAGTATTGCCCAACCAGCAATCGTTCCAGATCGTGGCGCCTTTGCCCTTTATGTGGTGATGAATGTTGTTGGTAATAAGCAAAATGTTATTGCTCAATGCCAGTCAATTCATCAGTTACTTGCGGATCTCAATACTGAGCAGCAAGACGCAAAGTTACATGCAAGTGTTGCCTTCGGTAAGGCATTTTGGGAGTCTTTAGGTCAACAAAGCCCAGCTGAATTAACAGAGTTCCGTCAGTTAGGTGAAGGTGAGACTATTGCACCAGCAACAGGTGGTGATGTCTTACTGCATATCCATTCTAATCGTCATGATCTTAACTTTTACGCATTTCGTGTTTTCTTAGAAAAATTGTCTCAAGACGTAGAAGTGTTAGATGAAACGTATGGTTTCCAATACCTCGACCACCGTGACATGACAGATTTCATTGACGGCACAGAGAATCCACAAACAGCAGAAGATCGTGCTAACGTGGGGGTGATAAAAGAAGGTGATTTTGCGGGTGGTAGCTACGTTATGGTACAGCGTTATGTTCATAACCTACCAGCATGGCATCGTCTAAACGTAAAAGCACAAGAAAAAGTGATTGGTCGAACGAAACCTGATTCTATTGAACTAGAAGATGTGCCAGCTGCGTCACACGTTGGTCGCGTTGATATTAAGGAAGATGGTAAAGGCTTAAAGATTCTGCGTCACAGCTTGCCATATGGCTCTGTAACATCAGATCATGGCTTACTATTCATTGCTTACTGTCATCGTCAGCATCACTTTGATGCACAGCTTGAAAGTATGTTTGGTGAAACAGATGGTAAAACAGACCAAATGTTACGTTTCTCAAAACCTGTTACTGGGGCTTATTTCTTTGCTCCATCGATGGCGATGTTGAACAGCCTTTAA
- a CDS encoding nitrate reductase cytochrome c-type subunit yields MKRILIAMLAISAFIAGTVQSEEPQKETANVVAEFNNPGGIGGVESLRGMAELETTRPADPMKHYPKDQGVIDSDYVYQPPLIPHTIRNYEVSLNANKCLACHSWKNAKEMGATKISVTHYISPQEGQVLSDVSPSRYFCQQCHVPQADAKPLVESDFKRVNALR; encoded by the coding sequence ATGAAAAGAATACTTATCGCAATGCTTGCAATTAGTGCCTTCATTGCAGGTACAGTTCAAAGCGAAGAGCCTCAAAAGGAAACGGCGAATGTTGTGGCTGAGTTTAATAACCCAGGCGGCATCGGCGGCGTTGAATCTTTACGTGGTATGGCAGAATTAGAAACAACGCGTCCAGCTGATCCAATGAAGCACTATCCTAAAGATCAAGGTGTGATTGATAGCGACTATGTTTATCAGCCGCCATTAATTCCTCATACAATCAGAAATTATGAAGTATCACTCAATGCAAACAAATGTTTAGCATGTCACAGTTGGAAAAATGCCAAAGAAATGGGCGCAACTAAAATTAGTGTGACGCATTATATTTCACCGCAAGAAGGGCAAGTGCTTTCTGATGTATCACCAAGCCGCTACTTCTGCCAGCAATGTCACGTCCCTCAAGCTGATGCAAAGCCATTGGTTGAGAGTGATTTTAAACGTGTAAATGCATTGCGATAG
- the napF gene encoding ferredoxin-type protein NapF: MVDRLRRSLFTRKTPSNIPRLPWLSHADTFTDLCSRCERCIERCETNIIVKGDGGFPQVDFSQGEGECTFCYQCAETCPESLFLAETEQPWAIIATINESCMAYKNIECRSCGDMCESQAIKFQLQVGKIAMPTITEKDCTGCGACLSGCPVSAITINRVENNAQ; the protein is encoded by the coding sequence ATGGTTGATCGTTTAAGACGTTCATTATTCACACGCAAAACACCATCAAACATCCCACGCTTACCTTGGCTTAGTCATGCAGATACTTTTACCGATCTTTGCTCTCGTTGTGAACGTTGTATCGAGCGTTGTGAGACAAACATCATAGTGAAAGGTGATGGTGGTTTTCCTCAAGTGGATTTCAGCCAAGGTGAAGGTGAATGCACATTTTGTTATCAGTGCGCAGAGACTTGTCCCGAATCGCTATTTCTTGCCGAAACAGAACAGCCATGGGCCATCATTGCAACGATTAATGAAAGTTGTATGGCATATAAAAATATTGAGTGCAGAAGCTGTGGCGATATGTGTGAGTCCCAAGCGATAAAATTTCAATTACAGGTTGGAAAAATCGCGATGCCAACTATTACAGAAAAAGACTGTACTGGCTGTGGTGCCTGTTTATCTGGGTGCCCTGTATCAGCAATAACAATTAATCGTGTAGAGAACAATGCACAGTAG
- the crr gene encoding PTS glucose transporter subunit IIA: MGLFDKLKKLVSDDSSEAGAIEIIAPLSGEIVNIEDVPDVVFAEKIVGDGIAIKPAGNKMVAPVNGTIGKIFETNHAFSIESDDGIELFVHFGIDTVELKGEGFTRIAEEGQTVKVGDTIIEFDLALLEEKAKSTLTPVVISNMDEIKELTKLSGAVNVGETPVLRVKK, translated from the coding sequence ATGGGTCTGTTTGACAAATTGAAGAAACTGGTTTCTGACGACAGCAGTGAAGCTGGTGCAATTGAAATCATCGCACCACTTTCTGGCGAAATCGTTAACATCGAAGATGTGCCAGATGTAGTATTTGCTGAGAAAATTGTTGGTGACGGTATTGCTATCAAACCAGCTGGCAACAAAATGGTTGCACCAGTAAACGGTACTATTGGTAAGATCTTTGAAACGAACCACGCTTTCTCTATTGAGTCTGACGATGGCATCGAACTTTTCGTTCACTTCGGTATTGATACTGTTGAACTAAAAGGCGAAGGTTTTACTCGCATCGCTGAAGAAGGCCAAACTGTTAAAGTTGGCGACACTATCATCGAATTCGATCTTGCACTATTAGAAGAGAAAGCGAAGTCAACTCTGACTCCAGTTGTTATCTCTAACATGGACGAGATCAAAGAGCTAACTAAGCTTTCTGGCGCTGTAAACGTTGGTGAAACACCAGTACTACGCGTTAAGAAATAA
- a CDS encoding NapC/NirT family cytochrome c yields the protein MKLLKTFWIRLKTPSKVAVGLVLFMGFIGGLLFWGAFNTGMEKTNTEEFCAGCHAPIVEEIRETIHFSNRSGVRAICSDCHVPHNWTDKIVRKVQASKEIVAHLMGTIDTTEKFQARRAHLAEREWMRMKNNNSQECRNCHEFEYMDFSEQGQRSVKQHSTALASGDKTCVDCHKGIAHKLPDMKNIEGWQ from the coding sequence ATGAAGCTATTAAAAACGTTTTGGATACGCTTAAAAACACCCAGCAAAGTGGCAGTCGGTTTAGTTCTCTTCATGGGCTTTATTGGTGGGTTACTTTTCTGGGGAGCATTTAACACTGGTATGGAAAAAACCAATACTGAAGAGTTTTGTGCTGGATGCCACGCGCCGATTGTTGAGGAGATCCGTGAAACTATTCACTTTTCAAATCGCTCTGGTGTTCGTGCTATTTGTTCTGATTGTCACGTCCCCCATAATTGGACAGATAAGATTGTACGTAAAGTGCAGGCATCAAAAGAAATTGTGGCTCACTTAATGGGAACGATTGATACAACAGAAAAATTCCAAGCTCGCCGTGCCCATCTTGCTGAACGTGAGTGGATGCGGATGAAGAATAATAATTCTCAAGAGTGTCGTAACTGTCATGAATTTGAATATATGGACTTTTCCGAGCAGGGGCAACGTAGCGTTAAGCAACATTCGACGGCGTTAGCATCAGGGGATAAAACGTGTGTTGATTGCCACAAGGGTATTGCACATAAACTGCCTGATATGAAAAATATTGAAGGTTGGCAATAA
- a CDS encoding chaperone NapD → MSLQEVHISSLVVHVKPEYLQEIKEQILAMPNTEIPGDSEEGKIIVVLETQNQGYVTDTIDKINNLENVLITFLVYHQIEHFETQPEGNS, encoded by the coding sequence ATGTCTTTACAAGAAGTACATATATCAAGTCTCGTGGTTCATGTAAAACCTGAGTACTTACAAGAAATAAAAGAACAGATCTTAGCAATGCCAAATACCGAAATACCGGGCGATAGTGAAGAAGGGAAAATCATTGTAGTACTTGAGACGCAGAACCAAGGCTACGTGACCGATACCATAGATAAAATCAATAATTTAGAAAATGTGTTAATTACTTTTTTGGTGTATCACCAAATAGAGCACTTTGAGACGCAACCAGAGGGCAACTCATGA
- a CDS encoding DUF2956 domain-containing protein, giving the protein MASRKQSAPSPETQAEAIRVAKATQKAGQTKEQTRLIAQGIQKGIEQYKKQQKAKAREQDKLKKKVSRNKASNDANNASEVITDTTVIYQQSKLAWGLLIASWLGFITYLLLPRL; this is encoded by the coding sequence ATGGCGAGTAGAAAACAATCTGCCCCTTCACCAGAAACACAAGCTGAAGCTATACGCGTCGCAAAAGCCACACAAAAAGCAGGGCAAACAAAAGAGCAAACTCGACTGATTGCACAAGGAATCCAAAAAGGTATAGAGCAATATAAAAAGCAGCAAAAAGCCAAGGCTCGTGAGCAAGACAAACTGAAAAAAAAGGTTTCACGTAACAAGGCCTCCAATGATGCTAACAACGCTTCAGAAGTCATAACGGATACAACTGTCATCTACCAGCAGAGCAAGCTCGCTTGGGGGCTTTTGATTGCCTCATGGCTAGGGTTTATCACTTATCTACTCCTTCCGCGATTATAA
- a CDS encoding DUF2919 domain-containing protein has product MLYPIDAYDQHGQLKINIMLWFVLLFNAKAWLVFIMAGVSRTQGGELLELIYPIRDVLYIGMAIGSPAILLMWLSGQRNKNNKLIHFLWRQGKRVLLAAYSFDFLMQIYHLVISHGEFSWIRATTLLLTAWLGLYLLRSSRVKDIFAD; this is encoded by the coding sequence TTGTTATATCCGATAGATGCTTATGATCAGCATGGACAATTAAAAATTAATATCATGTTGTGGTTCGTTTTGTTATTTAACGCCAAAGCTTGGTTAGTTTTCATTATGGCTGGTGTTAGCCGTACTCAAGGCGGTGAATTACTTGAGCTTATTTATCCAATAAGAGATGTTTTATACATAGGAATGGCGATAGGTAGCCCCGCAATATTATTGATGTGGCTATCAGGTCAACGAAATAAGAATAATAAATTAATACATTTTCTGTGGCGGCAAGGGAAAAGAGTGTTACTTGCTGCATATAGTTTTGATTTTCTAATGCAAATATATCATTTGGTTATCAGTCATGGTGAGTTTAGCTGGATACGGGCAACCACATTACTGTTAACTGCATGGCTTGGGTTGTACCTTCTAAGAAGCTCTCGAGTTAAAGATATATTTGCAGACTAG
- a CDS encoding winged helix-turn-helix domain-containing protein gives MELNPVFARRLYLALLVEHTERPNVPRLVEQTGWPRRTIQDVLKALPSIGIELAFIQDGRRHNDGYYTLSDWGPFDLEWIKEKEPYLLAALS, from the coding sequence ATGGAACTGAATCCGGTTTTTGCCCGTCGACTTTATTTAGCATTGTTAGTAGAACATACAGAGAGACCTAATGTCCCGCGTTTGGTTGAGCAAACAGGTTGGCCGCGTCGCACTATTCAAGATGTATTAAAAGCGCTACCTAGCATCGGTATTGAGCTTGCTTTCATTCAAGATGGTCGCCGTCATAATGATGGTTACTATACGCTGAGTGATTGGGGGCCATTTGATTTGGAATGGATCAAAGAAAAAGAACCCTACTTATTAGCGGCGTTATCCTAA
- the narQ gene encoding nitrate/nitrite two-component system sensor histidine kinase NarQ, with product MNRKKTTHSVTATIARSLVLILIISIITTALALMTLVSSQNDAEAINIAGSLRMQSYRLAFDVETESPLLSTHIEQFEHSLYSAPMKELSYWFTSTEIQQHYNHIVLRWEELHPILKADNNTIFIQHVAPFMNRIDTFVAELQYSSELKIQRLAVIGAVGLSLIFLIVLYTIRYTRQQIVAPLNDLVDACKQVKRKNFRLNLLNNSNNELGILAHTFSRMSSDLEQLYQGLERSVNEKTHRLRHANESLQVLYNCSQQLSVSHLTREQFTNMLETMIAIDGLIGAKLIIAEPNSSTSEIQVGQQAGQHWQYNELYIDGELMGQLWWQYTLPCPDKALINNISQILARAIYYNRAQKQAEYLLLMEERATIARELHDSLAQSLSYLKIQLALLKRELNQSDQNENIHQTVHDIEEGLSNAYTQLRELLSTFRLTIKDANFGEALNQMLEPLEEQTDALLIIDNQISSMALDAHNQVHLLQIIREAVLNAIKHADADEITVNCQQTDQHIHVTIIDDGKGFDLNKSKRDHYGLSIMQERASRLQGQLKIQSGINQGSVIGLLFPLQKG from the coding sequence GTGAATAGGAAAAAAACGACACATTCTGTAACAGCGACGATAGCGCGCTCTTTAGTGTTAATTTTAATCATTTCGATAATAACAACGGCACTTGCATTAATGACATTGGTTTCGAGTCAAAATGATGCTGAAGCTATTAATATTGCAGGTTCTTTACGCATGCAAAGCTATCGATTAGCTTTTGATGTTGAAACTGAATCACCTCTTTTATCTACACATATTGAACAATTTGAACACTCACTCTATTCCGCGCCAATGAAAGAGCTCTCTTATTGGTTTACCTCTACAGAGATCCAACAGCACTACAACCACATCGTTCTGCGCTGGGAAGAGCTTCACCCTATACTTAAGGCCGACAACAACACTATTTTTATTCAGCATGTTGCTCCTTTTATGAACCGTATTGACACTTTTGTGGCTGAGCTACAGTATTCATCAGAATTAAAAATACAACGCCTCGCTGTTATTGGCGCGGTAGGTCTTAGCTTAATTTTCTTGATTGTGCTCTATACCATTCGTTATACACGCCAACAAATTGTTGCTCCTTTAAATGATCTTGTTGATGCTTGTAAGCAAGTAAAACGTAAAAATTTTCGATTAAATTTATTAAACAATAGCAATAATGAGCTGGGTATTCTTGCTCATACGTTCAGTCGAATGTCATCAGATCTTGAACAGCTTTATCAAGGATTAGAACGCAGTGTAAATGAAAAAACCCACCGCTTGCGTCATGCAAACGAATCACTCCAAGTGCTTTATAATTGTTCACAACAACTTTCTGTTAGTCATTTAACCCGAGAACAATTTACAAACATGCTTGAAACCATGATTGCTATTGATGGTTTAATTGGTGCAAAACTGATCATTGCAGAACCAAATAGCAGCACATCAGAGATTCAAGTGGGTCAACAAGCAGGTCAACATTGGCAATATAACGAATTGTATATCGATGGTGAGTTAATGGGACAACTTTGGTGGCAGTACACTTTACCTTGTCCTGATAAGGCGTTAATTAATAATATATCTCAAATCCTTGCTCGCGCTATCTATTACAACCGTGCCCAAAAACAAGCGGAATATTTATTACTAATGGAAGAGCGCGCGACCATTGCCCGTGAGTTACATGATTCATTGGCACAATCGCTCTCCTATTTGAAAATTCAATTAGCCTTATTGAAAAGAGAACTCAATCAAAGCGATCAAAACGAAAATATCCATCAAACAGTCCATGATATTGAAGAAGGGTTAAGTAACGCTTATACCCAACTGCGCGAATTACTTAGTACATTTCGATTGACAATTAAAGATGCCAATTTTGGTGAAGCCTTAAATCAAATGTTAGAACCATTAGAAGAGCAAACCGACGCACTCTTAATTATAGATAATCAAATATCATCAATGGCGTTAGATGCCCATAACCAAGTTCACTTGTTACAAATTATTCGAGAGGCAGTATTAAATGCGATTAAACATGCAGACGCCGATGAAATTACCGTAAACTGTCAACAAACCGATCAGCATATTCATGTCACGATCATCGATGATGGTAAAGGATTCGACCTTAACAAGAGTAAACGTGATCATTACGGTTTAAGTATTATGCAAGAGCGCGCATCACGGCTACAGGGTCAATTAAAAATACAATCGGGAATCAATCAAGGTAGCGTTATCGGCCTACTATTCCCATTACAGAAAGGATAA
- a CDS encoding response regulator: MTCWKVMIVDDHPLMRRGIGQLLSIESDFQLVGEASNGNDAIALAHEKSPDLILLDLNMKGLSGLDTLIAMRDEGILACIVILTVSDSRSDIKTVLNAGADGYLLKDTEPDELIEQLKSALCGGKAYSDIVKECLESPNTPTNILSQLTDRETQILQEVAKGQRNRQIAEQLFISEATVKVHMKSLLKKLQVKSRTAATILYLEAQGQ; encoded by the coding sequence ATGACATGCTGGAAAGTCATGATTGTTGATGATCACCCTCTAATGCGTCGAGGAATAGGCCAACTATTAAGTATTGAATCAGACTTCCAATTAGTGGGTGAAGCCAGTAATGGTAATGATGCTATCGCACTCGCCCATGAAAAATCACCAGATTTGATCTTACTCGATTTAAATATGAAGGGGTTGTCCGGTCTTGATACGCTAATAGCGATGCGTGATGAAGGGATACTTGCCTGTATTGTTATATTAACCGTCTCTGATAGTCGAAGCGATATTAAAACAGTACTCAATGCTGGCGCTGACGGTTATTTACTCAAAGATACTGAACCTGACGAGTTAATTGAACAGCTAAAATCTGCATTATGTGGCGGGAAAGCCTACAGTGATATCGTAAAAGAATGTCTTGAATCACCCAATACCCCGACTAATATTTTGTCACAATTAACAGACCGAGAGACGCAAATCTTACAAGAAGTGGCAAAAGGTCAACGTAATCGACAAATAGCCGAGCAGCTCTTTATCTCAGAGGCAACGGTTAAAGTACATATGAAAAGTTTACTCAAAAAGCTACAAGTAAAATCCCGTACGGCTGCCACTATTTTATACCTTGAAGCCCAAGGCCAATAA
- a CDS encoding DUF1499 domain-containing protein, which produces MLLRFTLLLLLFLTGCSDTKTTSWTRSINQLCENKPNCVSTIEKREQFSVKPFLLTTKGEHSWEEIKQVALQLPGAKIADQSDHYFHIEATSKVFRFIDDFEVEKKAEQLQVRSASRVGYSDFGVNRKRVEAFRNQLMKHELIKQ; this is translated from the coding sequence GTGTTACTTCGCTTTACGCTATTACTGTTACTTTTCCTCACAGGCTGTAGCGATACAAAGACAACCTCATGGACGCGTTCGATAAATCAGCTTTGTGAAAATAAGCCCAATTGTGTCTCAACGATTGAAAAACGTGAGCAATTTAGCGTTAAGCCTTTTCTTTTAACTACGAAAGGTGAACATAGCTGGGAGGAAATAAAACAGGTAGCGCTTCAGTTACCCGGAGCAAAAATAGCAGATCAATCTGATCACTATTTTCATATAGAAGCCACCAGCAAAGTGTTTAGGTTTATCGATGATTTTGAAGTCGAAAAAAAGGCAGAGCAGTTACAAGTACGCTCTGCATCACGGGTTGGATATTCTGATTTTGGTGTGAATAGGAAGCGAGTAGAAGCATTCCGTAACCAATTAATGAAGCACGAACTGATTAAACAATAA
- a CDS encoding TIGR02808 family protein, with product MSTLESVIWHILGYAAMPVIILSGFAVVAAICIWLLSLGKDKKISE from the coding sequence ATGAGTACATTAGAGTCAGTGATTTGGCATATACTCGGTTACGCAGCAATGCCTGTGATTATTCTATCTGGGTTTGCTGTAGTAGCAGCTATTTGTATTTGGCTACTTTCGCTAGGTAAAGATAAGAAAATTAGCGAATAG
- a CDS encoding ArsC family reductase, with amino-acid sequence MSTTAYGIKNCDTIKKMKKWLEAENIEYTFHDYRVDGLDRAQLETFETALGWEAMLNKRGTTYRQLTDEQKNSLNRDNALALMLEQPAMIKRPLLVHNDAYYLGFKPAQYQEIFHQQ; translated from the coding sequence ATGAGTACTACAGCCTACGGCATCAAAAACTGCGACACTATCAAGAAAATGAAAAAGTGGTTAGAAGCAGAAAATATCGAATACACTTTCCATGATTACCGTGTTGATGGCTTAGATCGCGCTCAACTCGAAACGTTTGAAACAGCACTAGGCTGGGAAGCCATGCTTAATAAACGTGGAACGACTTACCGTCAACTGACTGATGAGCAAAAAAATAGCTTAAACCGCGACAATGCCTTAGCCCTAATGTTAGAGCAACCAGCAATGATCAAGCGCCCGCTATTAGTACACAATGATGCGTACTACTTAGGTTTTAAACCTGCTCAATACCAAGAAATTTTCCATCAACAATAA
- the napA gene encoding periplasmic nitrate reductase subunit alpha — protein MKMTRRAFVKANAAASAAAVAGITLPASATNLIVSSDETKIKWDKAPCRFCGTGCSVLVGTQNGRVVATQGDPKAPVNKGLNCIKGYFLSKIMYGKDRLQTPMLRMKDGKYDKEGEFTPISWDQAFDIMAEKWKLSLKKHGPSGIGMFGSGQWTVMEGYAASKMMKAGFRSNNIDPNARHCMASAVGGFMRTFGIDEPMGCYDDFEHADAFVLWGSNMAEMHPILWTRITDRRLSNPHVKVNVLSTYYHRSFELADNGMIFKPQTDLAIANFIANYIIENDAVNWDFVNKHTHFKRAQTDIGYGLRDDNPLQQQAAHPNSGDIFPMNFEEYKASVAEYTLEKASEMSGVKPEKLIELAKFYADPKTKVMSLWTMGMNQHTRGVWMNSLVYNLHLLTGKISTPGNSPFSLTGQPSACGTAREVGTFSHRLPADMVVANPKHRAIAEKIWKLPEGTIPPKPGYHAVVQDRMLKDGKINAYWVMCNNNMQAGPNINEERLPGYRNPENFIVCSDPYPTVTAQASDLILPTAMWVEKEGAYGNAERRTQAWYQQVQASGDAKSDLWQIMEFSKRFTIEEVWGEELVNKMPEYRGKTMYDILFRNGQVDKFPLSEAQELNDDAKAQGFYVQKGLFEEYAAFGRGHGHDLAPYDTYHQVRGLRWPVVDGKETQWRFKEGSDPYAKKGSGWDFYGKPDGKAWIISAPYEAPPESPDAEFDMWLCTGRVLEHWHTGTMTRRVPELYKAVPDALCYIHPEDAKTRGLRRGDEVAISNRRGEVRCRVETRGRNRPPQGLVFVPFFDARILVNKLILDATDPLSKQTDFKKCPVKISKV, from the coding sequence ATGAAAATGACAAGACGCGCATTTGTTAAAGCAAATGCTGCCGCTTCAGCTGCGGCTGTTGCAGGTATTACCTTACCCGCGTCAGCAACTAACTTAATTGTAAGTTCTGATGAAACAAAAATTAAATGGGATAAAGCGCCGTGTCGTTTTTGTGGTACAGGCTGTTCTGTTTTGGTGGGTACCCAAAACGGTCGAGTTGTTGCCACTCAAGGCGATCCTAAAGCGCCAGTAAATAAAGGACTTAACTGTATTAAAGGTTACTTCCTATCAAAAATCATGTACGGCAAAGATCGTTTACAAACGCCGATGCTACGTATGAAAGATGGAAAATATGATAAAGAAGGCGAATTCACTCCAATCTCTTGGGATCAAGCTTTTGATATCATGGCTGAAAAGTGGAAATTATCCTTAAAGAAACATGGTCCATCAGGCATAGGTATGTTTGGTTCAGGTCAATGGACGGTGATGGAAGGTTATGCGGCATCAAAAATGATGAAAGCAGGCTTTCGTTCTAACAATATTGATCCTAATGCTCGACATTGTATGGCGTCAGCAGTTGGTGGCTTTATGCGTACCTTTGGTATTGATGAGCCAATGGGCTGTTATGATGATTTTGAACATGCTGATGCATTTGTCCTTTGGGGCTCTAATATGGCAGAAATGCATCCAATTTTATGGACTCGTATTACTGACCGTCGTTTAAGCAATCCACATGTTAAAGTCAATGTACTGTCTACTTATTATCATCGCTCTTTTGAACTCGCTGATAATGGCATGATCTTTAAGCCCCAGACTGATTTAGCCATCGCTAACTTTATTGCCAACTACATTATTGAAAATGACGCGGTGAATTGGGATTTTGTAAATAAACATACTCATTTCAAACGTGCACAAACCGATATTGGTTATGGTCTACGTGACGATAATCCACTACAACAGCAAGCTGCTCACCCGAATTCAGGTGATATTTTCCCAATGAATTTTGAGGAATACAAAGCTTCTGTTGCTGAGTATACGCTTGAAAAAGCATCTGAAATGTCAGGCGTTAAACCTGAAAAGTTAATTGAGCTGGCGAAGTTTTATGCTGATCCTAAAACTAAGGTGATGTCACTATGGACGATGGGGATGAATCAGCATACCCGTGGTGTATGGATGAACAGCTTGGTCTATAACCTGCACTTATTAACCGGTAAAATTTCAACCCCAGGAAATAGTCCATTTTCATTAACGGGTCAACCTTCAGCTTGTGGTACAGCACGTGAAGTGGGGACATTCTCTCACCGTTTACCTGCTGATATGGTGGTTGCGAATCCTAAGCACCGAGCCATTGCTGAAAAAATCTGGAAGTTACCTGAAGGAACGATTCCACCAAAGCCTGGTTATCATGCTGTAGTGCAAGATCGCATGCTCAAAGATGGCAAAATAAATGCCTACTGGGTGATGTGTAATAACAACATGCAAGCCGGCCCTAATATTAATGAAGAGCGATTACCGGGTTACCGTAATCCAGAAAACTTCATTGTCTGCTCTGATCCTTATCCAACCGTTACCGCACAAGCATCCGATCTTATTTTACCTACAGCAATGTGGGTAGAAAAAGAAGGGGCATATGGTAATGCAGAGCGCCGTACACAGGCGTGGTACCAACAGGTACAAGCATCGGGCGATGCTAAGTCTGACTTATGGCAAATCATGGAATTCTCTAAGCGCTTTACTATTGAAGAAGTGTGGGGAGAAGAGTTGGTTAATAAAATGCCAGAATATCGTGGGAAAACCATGTATGACATTTTATTCCGCAATGGACAGGTAGATAAATTTCCATTAAGTGAAGCGCAAGAGCTTAATGATGATGCAAAAGCGCAAGGCTTCTATGTTCAAAAAGGCTTGTTTGAAGAATATGCGGCATTCGGTCGTGGCCATGGCCATGATTTAGCCCCTTACGATACATACCACCAAGTTCGCGGTCTACGCTGGCCGGTTGTTGATGGTAAAGAAACGCAATGGCGCTTTAAAGAAGGTTCAGATCCTTACGCGAAAAAAGGCTCGGGTTGGGATTTTTATGGTAAACCAGATGGTAAAGCATGGATTATTTCTGCACCTTATGAAGCACCACCTGAATCTCCTGATGCTGAATTTGATATGTGGCTATGTACAGGTCGAGTATTAGAACATTGGCATACAGGCACCATGACTCGTCGTGTTCCTGAGTTATATAAAGCGGTGCCAGATGCGCTGTGCTATATCCACCCAGAAGATGCTAAAACACGCGGTTTACGTCGTGGTGATGAAGTTGCAATCTCGAATCGCCGAGGTGAAGTACGCTGTCGAGTAGAAACGCGAGGTCGTAACCGCCCGCCACAAGGTTTGGTTTTTGTGCCATTTTTTGATGCACGAATTTTAGTGAATAAGTTGATTCTTGATGCAACTGATCCACTGTCAAAGCAAACAGATTTCAAAAAATGTCCAGTTAAAATCAGCAAGGTATAA